A genomic segment from Micropterus dolomieu isolate WLL.071019.BEF.003 ecotype Adirondacks linkage group LG03, ASM2129224v1, whole genome shotgun sequence encodes:
- the LOC123968078 gene encoding HLA class II histocompatibility antigen, DQ beta 1 chain-like, with protein sequence MAVQQLTDNIEPSVRLRSVETAGSKYPGMLVCSVYSFYPKQIGVTWLRNGKEVKSDVTSTELPNRNWLYQMHSYLEFTPRPGEKITCMVEHASLMEPKLCDWEPMPESVMDKIVVRTAGLLLGLVFVVVGLIYHKMKSTGER encoded by the exons atgGCAGTCCAGCAGTTGACAGACAATA TTGAGCCCTCCGTCAGGCTGAGGTCAGTTGAGACAGCGGGCAGCAAATATCCAGGGATGCTCGTCTGCAGTGTGTACAGCTTTTATCCCAAACAAATTGGGGTGACTTGGCTGAGGAACGGAAAGGAGGTGAAATCTGATGTGACCTCCACTGAACTGCCCAACAGGAATTGGCTCTACCAGATGCACTCCTATCTGGAGTTTACACCCAGACCAGGAGAGAAAATCACCTGTATGGTGGAGCATGCCAGCCTCATGGAGCCAAAGCTTTGTGACTGGG aGCCCATGCCTGAGTCTGTGATGGATAAGATTGTTGTTAGGACGGCAGGGCTgttgttgggtctggtctttGTAGTTGTTGGGCTGATTTACCACAAGATGAAATCTACTGGTGAGAGATGA